From one Gracilimonas sp. genomic stretch:
- a CDS encoding phage holin family protein → MIWAWLLNSVSIYATASLLKGVEIKNFWSAIFVAALLAIINVLVKPILLILSLPITILTFGLFVWVINAALIMLVDAMVEGFKVKSFGWALAFGLVMSMISWALFKLFG, encoded by the coding sequence ATGATCTGGGCCTGGTTATTGAATAGTGTCTCCATATATGCTACCGCAAGCTTACTGAAAGGAGTTGAAATTAAAAACTTTTGGAGTGCTATTTTTGTAGCGGCTCTGCTTGCCATCATCAATGTTTTGGTGAAACCGATTTTACTGATCCTTAGCTTGCCAATCACCATTCTAACTTTCGGACTTTTTGTTTGGGTGATTAACGCAGCCTTAATTATGTTGGTTGATGCTATGGTAGAAGGATTTAAAGTAAAAAGCTTTGGTTGGGCACTCGCTTTCGGTTTGGTTATGTCTATGATTAGCTGGGCGTTGTTTAAGCTTTTTGGCTAA
- a CDS encoding DUF3253 domain-containing protein: MKKSKQENKGRILPMKKKRGRGESVSPTEVTKDLFTDIWKDHVDEVRTMAGELQSEKLASLKRKAKSVSEVLNKAKGPARLSLFKSNE, from the coding sequence ATGAAGAAATCAAAGCAAGAGAATAAAGGTCGTATTCTTCCGATGAAGAAAAAGAGAGGAAGAGGTGAATCTGTTTCCCCAACAGAAGTAACCAAAGACCTATTCACTGACATTTGGAAAGACCATGTTGATGAAGTTCGAACCATGGCTGGTGAACTTCAAAGTGAGAAACTAGCAAGCCTTAAAAGAAAAGCTAAATCTGTATCTGAAGTTTTAAATAAAGCGAAAGGTCCCGCCAGACTATCTTTGTTTAAAAGTAATGAGTAA
- a CDS encoding DASH family cryptochrome — translation MKRSLIWFRNDLRLHDNEALAKASQADEILPVYIFDPRHYGTTSFGFPKTGSHRAKFLLESLDNLKSNLISHNLNLAIRIGKPEEILPDVIEKHGIDLLFAHKEITREEIDVEEKIKQSVGDKLNFVWGSTLFHINDIPFTKNEIPDIFTQFRKKTEKQSEARKELGFRKDVKLIPDVETESLPSLKELGLKATPKDDRAVLNFKGGEDEALKRLEEYFWNQDQLKNYKYTRNGLLGADYSSKFSPWLANGALSPRRIYWEVKRYEEERQSNISTYWMIFELIWRDYFRFSAWKNGDRLFFAPGIQGKDRSWRTDPKDFKKWAEGNTGIPFIDANMRELNATGYMSNRGRQNVASFLAQNLNIDWRMGAEYFESLLLDYDPCSNYGNWAYNSTVGHDPRNRYFNIINQAQKYDKKGEYTRNWLPELEKVPEEFIHEPYKMNPEQQTLYSVEIGKSYPKPMINLEESYEEIKARE, via the coding sequence ATGAAAAGATCCCTTATCTGGTTTCGAAATGATCTCCGGCTTCATGATAATGAAGCTTTGGCTAAAGCTTCACAAGCTGATGAGATCTTACCCGTATACATTTTTGATCCCCGGCATTATGGGACTACTTCTTTCGGTTTTCCAAAAACCGGTTCACACCGTGCCAAATTTCTACTGGAATCTTTAGACAACCTTAAATCAAATCTGATAAGTCATAATCTTAATTTAGCTATCAGGATAGGTAAGCCGGAAGAAATCTTACCTGATGTAATCGAAAAGCATGGCATTGACCTGTTATTTGCCCATAAGGAAATTACCCGTGAAGAAATTGATGTTGAAGAAAAGATCAAACAATCTGTTGGAGATAAACTGAATTTTGTTTGGGGAAGCACTCTATTTCATATCAATGATATTCCATTCACTAAAAATGAGATTCCCGATATTTTTACCCAGTTTCGAAAGAAAACTGAAAAGCAGTCAGAGGCTCGAAAAGAGTTGGGTTTTCGAAAGGACGTGAAACTGATTCCTGATGTTGAAACAGAATCCCTCCCTTCCCTAAAAGAACTGGGTCTGAAAGCTACACCAAAGGATGATCGCGCAGTCTTGAACTTTAAAGGTGGAGAAGACGAAGCACTAAAAAGGCTGGAAGAATATTTCTGGAATCAGGATCAATTGAAGAATTACAAGTATACCCGGAATGGTTTACTTGGTGCAGATTATTCGTCAAAGTTTTCACCCTGGCTGGCAAATGGGGCCTTATCACCGCGAAGGATTTATTGGGAAGTAAAAAGGTATGAGGAAGAAAGACAAAGTAATATCTCCACCTATTGGATGATCTTTGAACTTATTTGGAGAGACTACTTTCGGTTCTCAGCATGGAAGAATGGCGATCGTTTATTCTTTGCACCTGGCATACAAGGTAAAGACAGAAGCTGGAGGACTGATCCTAAAGATTTCAAAAAATGGGCTGAAGGTAACACCGGAATTCCTTTTATTGATGCTAACATGCGTGAATTAAACGCTACAGGCTATATGAGCAATCGAGGTCGGCAAAATGTTGCCAGCTTTCTTGCTCAAAACCTGAATATCGATTGGCGGATGGGAGCTGAATATTTCGAATCGCTTTTACTTGATTACGATCCATGTAGCAATTATGGAAACTGGGCTTATAATTCTACAGTTGGTCATGATCCGAGAAATCGATATTTCAATATTATTAATCAGGCTCAGAAGTATGACAAAAAGGGCGAATATACAAGGAACTGGCTGCCTGAATTAGAAAAAGTACCTGAAGAATTTATTCATGAGCCTTATAAAATGAATCCCGAACAACAAACGTTATATTCCGTAGAGATTGGAAAATCTTATCCAAAGCCTATGATAAACCTTGAGGAAAGTTATGAAGAAATCAAAGCAAGAGAATAA
- a CDS encoding NlpC/P60 family protein, with protein sequence MKYVLYPLKLALVLMLMLGACSDSQHQTLRGIIDSVEHTFVPDSRVDQFNVQLEDGNPFLLTGETTLPEAKQALLDSLSKTNISYIDSIRVLPSAELGEKIYGLVNNSVSNIRSEPRHSAQLATQALLGMPLQILKKDGGWYYVRTPEDYLSWIDSGGMHQMSKAEYLDWKAADKLIYLSTYGFAYSSPSGNSEKVSDLAAGNIVKLEGTSGSYYKISYPDGREGFIPKNEATSFAKWNEDLQATQQSLAQTARTMMGIPYLWGGTSTKGVDCSGFTKTIYLMNGLIIPRDASQQVHAGVKVDDEKNWSELQTGDLLFFGSPATENRSRRVVHVGMWIGNNQFIHSSRQVRISSVDSTASNFDAYNTNRYLEARRYLGNMEGNIIQTNAMYDEINLP encoded by the coding sequence ATGAAATACGTACTGTATCCTTTAAAACTAGCTTTGGTTTTAATGCTGATGCTGGGAGCTTGTAGCGACTCCCAGCATCAGACCCTTCGGGGAATAATAGATAGTGTAGAACATACATTTGTCCCAGACTCAAGAGTTGATCAATTTAATGTGCAATTGGAAGACGGAAACCCTTTTCTTCTTACCGGAGAAACCACACTCCCCGAAGCAAAACAAGCACTGCTTGATTCTCTTTCAAAAACCAATATTTCATATATAGACAGCATCCGTGTTCTGCCTTCAGCTGAATTAGGTGAAAAAATATATGGACTGGTAAACAACTCAGTTTCCAATATCAGATCAGAACCCCGGCATTCAGCTCAACTCGCCACACAGGCTTTGCTGGGCATGCCTTTACAGATTCTTAAAAAAGACGGAGGATGGTATTATGTTCGCACCCCCGAAGACTATTTATCCTGGATTGACAGTGGCGGAATGCATCAAATGAGTAAGGCTGAGTACCTTGATTGGAAAGCCGCTGATAAACTGATTTACCTTTCTACATATGGGTTTGCTTACTCCTCTCCTTCTGGAAATTCCGAAAAAGTAAGTGACTTGGCTGCCGGCAACATTGTTAAACTTGAAGGCACCAGTGGGAGTTATTACAAAATTTCTTATCCGGATGGCAGGGAAGGTTTCATCCCAAAAAATGAAGCCACGTCTTTTGCGAAGTGGAATGAAGATCTGCAGGCCACTCAGCAATCTTTGGCGCAAACCGCAAGAACCATGATGGGAATCCCCTATCTCTGGGGAGGCACATCAACAAAAGGAGTAGACTGTAGTGGATTTACGAAAACTATTTACCTTATGAATGGATTGATAATCCCACGCGACGCTTCTCAACAAGTACATGCAGGTGTCAAAGTTGATGATGAAAAAAACTGGAGTGAGTTACAAACAGGAGACTTATTGTTTTTTGGTAGTCCTGCCACAGAAAACAGAAGCCGACGGGTTGTACATGTGGGAATGTGGATTGGAAATAATCAATTTATACATTCCTCGAGACAGGTGCGGATTAGCAGTGTGGATTCTACGGCTTCCAACTTTGATGCGTACAATACCAACCGATACTTAGAAGCTCGCCGGTATCTTGGTAACATGGAAGGAAACATCATACAAACCAATGCAATGTATGATGAAATAAATTTACCCTGA
- a CDS encoding isocitrate/isopropylmalate dehydrogenase family protein — MKNVVLIPGDGIGSEITNSVTTILKEAGAEINWIECSAGLKAYEDSGNPLPEETIEALDEHRISLKGPLTTPVGSGFRSVNVALRQKFNLYSNIRPARTLPSIDSPFRGVDMVLFRENTQGLYIGKEEWKEEADNKKHAEAIAVVTEEASEKIIRAAFEYAVKNERKKVTLVHKANILKLTTGLFLEVGKRVAKDYDEIEFQDLIVDNMAMQMVLKPQQFDVVVTTNLFGDILSDLASGLVGGLGVTGAANIGDDAAMFEAVHGSAPDIVGKNIANPMALLFSSLMMLEHIDQKQVAENIRKAVYKTLVEKKVYCTPDIGGEGTTSTFTQAVCDNI; from the coding sequence ATGAAAAATGTTGTTTTAATTCCCGGTGATGGAATCGGGTCGGAGATTACTAATTCCGTAACTACTATTCTGAAAGAAGCCGGAGCTGAAATTAACTGGATTGAATGCTCAGCTGGATTAAAGGCCTACGAAGATTCTGGGAACCCACTTCCCGAAGAGACTATTGAAGCTCTGGACGAACATAGAATATCCTTAAAAGGACCTCTTACTACGCCTGTAGGTTCTGGTTTTAGATCAGTGAATGTGGCTCTTCGTCAAAAATTCAACTTATACAGTAATATCAGGCCTGCCCGTACCCTGCCAAGTATTGATAGCCCGTTTCGCGGAGTGGATATGGTGCTTTTCCGGGAAAATACTCAGGGCCTTTACATTGGAAAAGAAGAGTGGAAAGAAGAGGCTGATAACAAAAAGCATGCAGAGGCCATTGCAGTTGTAACAGAAGAGGCGAGTGAAAAAATAATCCGCGCTGCTTTTGAATATGCCGTTAAGAATGAACGTAAGAAGGTCACCCTGGTTCATAAAGCCAATATTCTAAAGCTAACAACAGGATTATTCTTAGAAGTTGGGAAAAGGGTTGCCAAGGATTACGATGAAATTGAGTTTCAGGACCTGATTGTTGATAACATGGCGATGCAAATGGTACTCAAGCCTCAGCAATTTGACGTGGTAGTTACCACCAATTTGTTTGGAGATATTTTATCTGATTTGGCATCAGGTTTAGTTGGTGGACTTGGAGTAACCGGTGCAGCCAATATTGGTGATGATGCAGCTATGTTTGAAGCGGTACATGGTTCTGCTCCAGATATAGTTGGAAAGAATATCGCAAACCCAATGGCGCTTTTGTTTTCTTCTCTCATGATGTTGGAGCATATTGACCAGAAGCAGGTAGCTGAGAACATCCGAAAGGCTGTTTATAAAACCCTTGTTGAGAAAAAGGTGTATTGCACTCCGGATATCGGAGGTGAAGGAACAACCTCAACATTTACACAGGCAGTGTGTGACAATATTTGA
- the glmS gene encoding glutamine--fructose-6-phosphate transaminase (isomerizing), translating to MCGIVGYVGDKQASKVIIDGLKRLEYRGYDSAGLAVINGELRIKKGKGKVASLEKMITASEKGTIGIGHTRWATHGEPNDVNSHPHTGRNGKLALVHNGIIENYNTLKKKLSDQGYTFYSETDTEVLTKLIESFLEKDSSDIKKAVQLALHQVSGTYGIALVHSDFPDQIIVARKGSPLLLGVGEGEMLIASDASAVAAYTDKVVYLDDGEIAVIKKDDYTVESADQIELSKEIHELALSLEEIEKGGYDHFMLKEIFEQPKALSDCLRGRINAEDGTVTLGGIESVMDQLVNANRIIIAACGTSWHSGLVGEYLFEYLAKIPVEVEYASEFRYKEQLIGEGDVMIVISQSGETADTLAALREAKSRGALVLGVVNVVGSTIARETDAGVYIHAGPEIGVASTKAFTAQVTVLTMIAIKLALYKKTIDSKEAKKLIGELSKIPQKIEEILKHTDEIKNISNLFSYAPNFLYLGRSYSFPVALEGALKLKEISYIHAEGYPAAEMKHGPIALIDEMMPVVVIAATQHTNDKMISNIEEVRARKGRIIAITTPGNKEVEELAEFKSIVPETMDVLSPLLTVIPLQLLSYYIAVNRGCNVDQPRNLAKSVTVE from the coding sequence ATGTGTGGAATCGTAGGGTACGTTGGTGATAAACAAGCCAGCAAAGTTATTATTGATGGACTCAAGAGACTTGAATACAGAGGTTATGATTCAGCTGGATTGGCTGTCATTAATGGAGAGCTGAGAATAAAAAAAGGTAAGGGAAAGGTAGCTTCTCTGGAAAAAATGATTACCGCATCGGAAAAGGGGACCATTGGAATTGGACATACCAGATGGGCTACTCATGGAGAGCCCAATGATGTAAATTCTCATCCGCATACAGGTCGTAATGGCAAATTAGCTTTGGTTCACAACGGGATTATTGAAAACTATAATACCCTGAAAAAGAAATTAAGTGATCAGGGATATACTTTTTATTCTGAGACCGATACCGAAGTTCTTACAAAGCTTATTGAGAGTTTTTTAGAAAAGGATTCCTCTGATATTAAAAAAGCAGTTCAGTTAGCCTTGCATCAGGTAAGTGGCACATATGGAATCGCTTTAGTTCATTCTGATTTTCCAGACCAGATTATTGTAGCACGTAAAGGTTCTCCCCTTTTACTGGGTGTGGGAGAAGGAGAAATGTTGATCGCCTCTGATGCTTCTGCAGTTGCGGCTTATACCGACAAAGTTGTTTACCTGGATGATGGTGAAATCGCTGTGATTAAGAAAGATGACTATACGGTAGAATCAGCAGATCAAATTGAGCTCTCCAAAGAAATCCACGAACTGGCGCTTAGTCTTGAAGAAATTGAAAAAGGTGGGTACGACCACTTTATGCTTAAAGAAATCTTTGAGCAACCTAAGGCTCTTTCGGATTGTTTGCGTGGCCGGATTAATGCAGAAGACGGAACAGTAACACTCGGTGGTATTGAAAGTGTCATGGACCAGTTGGTAAATGCCAACAGAATAATCATAGCGGCTTGCGGAACCAGTTGGCACTCGGGATTAGTCGGTGAATATCTGTTCGAATATCTCGCTAAAATTCCTGTTGAAGTAGAATATGCTTCTGAGTTTCGATACAAAGAGCAACTAATTGGAGAAGGCGATGTAATGATTGTGATTTCTCAAAGTGGAGAAACTGCCGATACTTTGGCCGCATTACGTGAAGCAAAATCCCGTGGAGCACTTGTTCTTGGGGTAGTCAATGTTGTTGGTTCCACTATAGCCAGAGAAACTGATGCCGGAGTTTATATTCATGCCGGACCTGAGATTGGTGTAGCTTCTACAAAGGCATTTACAGCACAGGTAACAGTACTCACTATGATTGCTATCAAGCTTGCACTCTATAAAAAGACCATTGATAGTAAGGAAGCAAAAAAACTGATTGGTGAATTATCCAAAATTCCTCAAAAAATTGAAGAAATCCTCAAGCATACTGACGAGATAAAAAATATTTCTAATCTCTTTTCTTATGCTCCGAATTTCTTGTACCTGGGACGATCCTATAGTTTCCCAGTTGCACTTGAAGGAGCATTGAAGTTAAAAGAAATATCATACATTCATGCAGAAGGATATCCTGCAGCTGAAATGAAGCATGGTCCTATCGCCTTAATTGATGAAATGATGCCGGTAGTTGTAATTGCCGCAACTCAACATACTAATGACAAAATGATTAGTAACATAGAAGAGGTAAGAGCTAGAAAAGGACGTATTATAGCCATCACAACACCAGGTAACAAAGAAGTTGAAGAACTTGCAGAATTTAAATCGATAGTGCCGGAAACCATGGATGTACTTTCCCCTTTGTTGACAGTCATCCCGCTTCAATTGCTTTCATACTACATTGCTGTAAATCGGGGATGTAATGTAGACCAACCCAGAAACCTTGCCAAGAGCGTAACAGTAGAATAA
- a CDS encoding SusD/RagB family nutrient-binding outer membrane lipoprotein, whose translation MKKLLIPIVLIVFIISSCDLVEFNNLNNNPNQPSDADAPQLIANAMLSLPGLSSSPNAQFMAQYLAETQYVDASLYPEGGTSFYGWYQGPLVNLKTAEEVATTENQKAVARILKAYIFWNITDRWGDIPYSQALQGTEEFTPVYDTQESIYEDLFAELKAAADQIDVSESLSNDIIYEGDMNKWVKFSNSIRLLMALRLSEVNPTLAETEFADALNDGVFESNEDTFLFQHLANANNQNYWYGQIAEPPIREWWALTISLVDLMDPYNDPRLPVYGNEVRNGGGYTGLQFGEEDSIGTEDFSLLGSDIYAQDAPVYLVTYAEILFARAEAAALNWTTEDPATIYNAAVENSIAQWTGDASLATAYLAQPDIVYDAGNAVEQISTQRYIHLFMHGYQAWAEWRRTGYPDNLVQPNGNAVPLRQSYTSDEALNNAENYEEAIQRQFGGQNSIYGQLWWDQN comes from the coding sequence ATGAAAAAGTTATTAATTCCTATAGTACTGATTGTATTTATAATTAGCAGTTGTGATCTGGTAGAATTCAACAACTTAAATAATAATCCTAACCAACCCAGTGATGCAGACGCACCACAGCTTATTGCCAACGCCATGCTATCACTTCCGGGTTTAAGCTCCTCTCCAAATGCACAATTCATGGCCCAATATCTGGCCGAAACGCAATATGTAGATGCTTCATTATATCCTGAAGGTGGTACCAGTTTTTATGGATGGTATCAAGGTCCGCTGGTAAATCTCAAAACAGCAGAAGAAGTTGCTACCACTGAAAATCAGAAGGCGGTAGCCAGAATTTTGAAAGCCTACATTTTCTGGAACATAACAGACCGTTGGGGTGATATACCCTACTCCCAGGCTCTGCAAGGAACTGAAGAATTCACTCCCGTTTATGATACTCAGGAATCCATCTATGAAGATCTGTTTGCTGAACTTAAAGCAGCCGCTGATCAGATCGATGTTTCCGAGAGCCTAAGTAACGACATTATTTACGAGGGTGATATGAATAAGTGGGTTAAATTCAGTAACTCCATTCGTTTACTTATGGCTTTACGCCTGTCAGAAGTCAATCCAACTTTAGCAGAAACCGAGTTTGCTGACGCACTAAATGACGGAGTATTTGAATCCAATGAAGACACCTTTCTTTTTCAGCATTTAGCGAATGCCAATAATCAGAATTATTGGTACGGTCAGATCGCAGAACCTCCTATCCGGGAATGGTGGGCTTTGACAATTAGTTTGGTCGATTTAATGGATCCTTACAACGATCCTCGCCTGCCAGTTTACGGAAATGAAGTACGAAATGGTGGTGGCTATACAGGTCTCCAGTTTGGAGAGGAAGATAGTATAGGTACTGAAGATTTCTCTTTACTTGGTTCTGATATTTATGCTCAGGATGCTCCTGTATATTTGGTTACTTATGCTGAAATTCTTTTTGCAAGAGCAGAAGCCGCAGCTTTAAACTGGACCACCGAAGACCCTGCAACAATCTATAATGCAGCGGTTGAAAACTCCATCGCACAATGGACTGGCGATGCCAGCCTTGCAACAGCTTATTTAGCACAACCTGATATCGTTTATGATGCCGGGAACGCGGTTGAACAAATATCAACTCAACGGTACATTCATTTATTCATGCATGGCTATCAGGCTTGGGCAGAATGGCGACGAACTGGTTATCCGGATAATCTGGTACAACCAAATGGCAATGCGGTACCTCTCAGACAGAGTTACACCTCTGACGAGGCTCTCAATAATGCCGAGAATTATGAAGAGGCTATACAGCGTCAGTTTGGTGGACAAAATTCCATCTATGGCCAGCTATGGTGGGATCAAAATTAA
- a CDS encoding GNAT family N-acetyltransferase: MEFVYKSFEELSSAQLQDVFRLRQRVFIIEQECFYEDIDGADNKANHLLIYEGGKLGAYLRVFPFGVKYEKEANLGRIVVDPEFRGTGLGTKLIKKGISLCEKRPIRIEAQAALKKYYNELGFREEGEIYVVDGIDHLQMVLA; the protein is encoded by the coding sequence ATGGAATTTGTATATAAGTCGTTTGAAGAACTCAGTTCAGCTCAACTGCAAGATGTGTTCAGGCTCAGACAAAGAGTCTTTATAATAGAACAAGAATGTTTTTATGAGGACATTGATGGGGCAGATAATAAGGCGAACCATCTTTTGATTTATGAAGGCGGTAAACTCGGCGCTTACTTACGGGTTTTTCCGTTTGGGGTGAAATATGAAAAGGAAGCAAATTTGGGACGGATTGTCGTAGATCCGGAATTCAGAGGAACAGGCTTAGGAACAAAACTTATCAAAAAAGGCATTTCATTGTGTGAAAAAAGACCTATTCGAATTGAGGCTCAGGCTGCTTTGAAAAAGTATTATAATGAACTTGGGTTTAGGGAGGAAGGGGAGATATATGTTGTTGATGGTATCGACCACCTTCAAATGGTCTTAGCTTAA
- a CDS encoding Hpt domain-containing protein, which produces MGKIDLSYLENITGNDNEVMIEMLDLMLSETPKHISKIKEAHDEKNWKELGAESHKLKPMFLYVGLTGLNETAQDLEEYGKQENNLNLIPALIDELEKGYLEVIDELKNKKEELS; this is translated from the coding sequence ATGGGGAAAATTGATCTGAGTTATTTGGAAAACATTACGGGAAACGATAACGAGGTCATGATTGAGATGTTAGATCTAATGTTATCAGAAACGCCCAAACACATCTCAAAGATTAAAGAGGCTCATGATGAGAAGAATTGGAAAGAATTGGGAGCTGAATCTCATAAATTGAAGCCCATGTTTTTATATGTTGGGCTCACAGGTTTAAACGAAACAGCTCAAGATTTAGAAGAATATGGTAAGCAAGAGAATAATCTAAACTTAATACCTGCTTTAATAGATGAGCTGGAAAAAGGATATCTTGAAGTAATTGATGAGCTTAAAAATAAAAAAGAAGAGTTAAGCTAA
- a CDS encoding putative sugar nucleotidyl transferase, protein MKICFFEDKQVESFYPLTLTRPMDDLRLGILTIREKWLRALDKTSYCRLLPKHLKGVFEQGNMTESDEVTWINSRFLPSQDLLSAINELKVGQRLVFKNVSVVAKVSHENSGKLFNENIFSEQGLEKIELDKAIHIEHLWDLLSLNSYEIEKDIQLMGLKAVSERTNYTLDSVHHPSNTFIGEDVMIEPGCIFIAKDGPVVIQDGATIEAGSILRGPVVVGEGATVKMAARIYGGTTIGPVCKVGGEVSGCIFHSYSNKAHDGFAGNSIFGQWVNLGANTITSNLKNDYKNIEVTDWTSKEQIQTGKQFLGTVMADHSKTAINTMLNTGTICGVSSNVFIDELSPKVIDSFTWLGPRGPAIYRFEKAIEVMQAMMKRRDVELTDDYERMMKHIFTSR, encoded by the coding sequence ATGAAAATCTGTTTTTTTGAAGATAAGCAAGTCGAGAGTTTTTATCCGCTTACGCTAACGCGGCCCATGGATGACCTTAGGCTCGGAATTTTGACCATTCGAGAAAAGTGGTTGAGGGCATTAGATAAAACTTCATATTGCCGACTATTACCAAAACATCTAAAAGGGGTGTTTGAACAGGGAAATATGACCGAAAGCGATGAAGTAACCTGGATTAACTCAAGGTTTTTACCATCACAAGATTTATTGTCGGCTATTAATGAGTTAAAAGTAGGGCAGCGTTTGGTGTTTAAAAATGTTTCTGTTGTGGCAAAGGTTAGTCATGAAAATTCCGGGAAATTATTTAATGAAAATATTTTTTCAGAGCAGGGTTTAGAAAAAATTGAATTGGATAAAGCTATTCATATTGAACATTTATGGGATTTGTTATCGTTGAATTCCTATGAAATTGAGAAAGATATTCAGCTTATGGGGTTGAAAGCAGTTTCTGAAAGGACCAATTATACATTAGATTCAGTGCATCATCCTTCAAATACATTTATTGGGGAAGATGTTATGATTGAGCCCGGATGTATATTTATTGCTAAAGATGGGCCGGTGGTAATTCAGGATGGAGCTACAATCGAAGCAGGTAGTATATTGAGAGGACCTGTTGTGGTTGGGGAAGGTGCTACTGTAAAAATGGCTGCTCGAATTTATGGTGGTACAACTATTGGTCCCGTTTGCAAGGTTGGAGGAGAGGTATCGGGATGCATCTTTCATTCTTATTCCAACAAAGCACATGATGGCTTTGCTGGTAACTCAATTTTTGGCCAATGGGTGAACTTAGGTGCTAATACAATCACCTCGAACCTGAAAAACGATTACAAGAATATCGAGGTCACAGACTGGACATCAAAAGAGCAGATACAGACGGGAAAACAGTTTTTGGGGACCGTAATGGCCGATCATTCGAAAACGGCTATCAACACCATGCTGAATACGGGTACCATTTGTGGGGTGAGCTCCAATGTGTTTATCGATGAGCTCTCTCCAAAAGTCATTGATTCATTCACCTGGCTAGGCCCACGCGGACCTGCAATCTATCGTTTTGAAAAAGCAATAGAAGTTATGCAGGCCATGATGAAGCGTCGGGATGTTGAACTAACCGATGACTATGAGCGGATGATGAAACATATATTCACTTCCCGCTAA
- a CDS encoding PQQ-dependent sugar dehydrogenase, with product MRYLPLLISLFLLLSCSSERSSEQKSDTSISLGYLEAPAGFKVSIYADSVPNARQMAMSENGILYVGTRRDGRVHAVVDRDNDFRADTIYTIASGLRLPNGVGLKDGDLYVAEVSKIWRFDDIDNNYKYSPEPVLVTDDYPTEGHHGWKHIAFGPDEKLYVPVGAPCNVCNEENPIFASLTRINPDGSGREIIAQGIRNTVGFTWHPETGNLWFTDNNRDWMGDDLPPGELNELTEEGQHFGFPFLHANDVWDPEFGETGKQMDTEFKTPVRELGPHVAPLGVMFYTGEMFPESYKNQAFIAEHGSWNRSEKIGYRVTMVKFDKSGNPISYEPFIDGWLQGEEDVRGRPVALLQLKDGSILISDDDGNKIYRVTYEN from the coding sequence ATGCGATATTTACCTTTACTGATCAGTCTGTTTTTGTTGCTCTCCTGTAGCTCAGAACGTTCCTCTGAACAGAAATCAGATACTTCAATTTCACTTGGTTACCTGGAAGCTCCTGCAGGGTTTAAGGTTAGCATTTACGCTGATAGTGTGCCTAATGCCCGGCAAATGGCAATGAGTGAAAACGGCATTCTTTATGTAGGTACACGGAGAGATGGCAGAGTTCATGCAGTTGTAGACCGGGATAATGATTTTAGGGCAGACACCATTTATACCATTGCTTCTGGCCTTCGCTTACCGAACGGGGTAGGTTTAAAAGACGGCGATTTGTACGTGGCTGAAGTCAGTAAAATCTGGCGCTTTGATGACATTGATAACAATTATAAATACTCGCCTGAACCGGTTTTAGTAACAGATGATTATCCTACAGAAGGTCACCATGGATGGAAGCACATTGCCTTTGGTCCAGATGAAAAGTTGTATGTACCCGTTGGAGCCCCTTGTAATGTTTGTAATGAAGAGAACCCGATTTTTGCATCTCTCACACGAATAAACCCGGATGGTTCTGGTCGGGAGATTATTGCTCAGGGAATCCGGAATACAGTTGGTTTTACGTGGCATCCTGAAACCGGAAATCTATGGTTTACAGACAATAATCGCGACTGGATGGGGGATGACCTGCCACCCGGGGAACTAAATGAACTAACTGAAGAGGGGCAGCACTTTGGGTTTCCTTTTCTTCATGCCAATGATGTTTGGGACCCTGAATTTGGAGAAACCGGAAAGCAAATGGATACGGAATTTAAAACTCCGGTTCGTGAGTTAGGTCCACATGTTGCACCTTTAGGAGTGATGTTCTATACAGGTGAGATGTTTCCTGAATCCTACAAAAATCAGGCGTTTATTGCCGAGCACGGAAGCTGGAATCGCAGCGAGAAAATTGGGTATCGGGTTACGATGGTGAAATTCGATAAAAGTGGTAATCCAATATCATATGAACCATTTATTGATGGATGGTTGCAAGGTGAAGAAGATGTGCGGGGACGTCCGGTTGCCCTGCTTCAGTTAAAGGATGGATCTATCCTTATATCTGATGATGATGGTAATAAAATTTATCGGGTTACATACGAAAACTAA